One window from the genome of Pseudomonas sp. L5B5 encodes:
- a CDS encoding saccharopine dehydrogenase family protein, with the protein MTLRVLVVGGYGNFGSIICRYLIHRPGLHLVISGRDPVRLAAKVQALRAEEGQPCEGWCGDAMGEEWGPALKRLGIDWVIHTGGPFQGQSYAVARGCIEAGVNYCDLADCRQFVGGIGALDAQARAAGVAVLSGCSSVPTLSAAIIDEHRQRFSRIERIEHGISSSAKMPGLSTILGVLAYAGRPILQLKDGQPHPVIGWQGLTLRKLPRLGTRLVANVDVPDLDLFAARYGAHTLSFKAGAGLKVAGLANAALAQAVKLGLVRDPAPWAARLHRCGTWFEWLGDGLSAMYVDVHGLGQDGQPLSMTAQLTAANDHGPEIPSCAAVAVVLKVLEGQSLLPGARACAGEVSLEQYLRAIDDPANLQMQVEFSRQAG; encoded by the coding sequence ATGACGCTCAGGGTGTTGGTGGTCGGTGGTTATGGCAATTTTGGCAGCATCATTTGTCGCTACCTGATCCACAGGCCCGGTCTGCACCTGGTGATTTCCGGACGTGACCCGGTGCGCCTGGCAGCCAAGGTCCAGGCCTTGCGCGCGGAGGAGGGCCAGCCTTGCGAAGGCTGGTGCGGCGACGCCATGGGCGAGGAATGGGGGCCGGCGCTCAAGCGCTTGGGCATCGACTGGGTGATCCATACCGGCGGGCCGTTCCAGGGGCAATCCTATGCTGTGGCGCGCGGCTGTATCGAGGCCGGGGTCAACTATTGCGACCTGGCCGATTGCCGGCAATTCGTCGGTGGTATCGGCGCCCTCGATGCCCAGGCCCGGGCAGCCGGGGTAGCAGTGCTCAGCGGCTGCAGCTCGGTACCGACCCTGTCGGCCGCGATCATCGATGAGCATCGCCAACGCTTTTCCCGGATCGAGCGCATCGAGCACGGTATTTCCTCTTCGGCGAAAATGCCCGGGCTGTCCACCATCCTCGGCGTGCTGGCCTATGCCGGCCGGCCGATCCTGCAACTCAAGGATGGCCAGCCGCACCCGGTGATCGGCTGGCAGGGCCTGACCCTGCGCAAACTGCCACGGCTGGGCACCCGGTTGGTGGCCAATGTCGATGTGCCGGATCTGGACCTGTTCGCCGCGCGTTATGGCGCCCATACCTTGTCATTCAAGGCAGGCGCCGGGCTCAAGGTTGCCGGCCTGGCCAACGCCGCGCTGGCCCAGGCGGTGAAGCTGGGGCTGGTGCGCGACCCGGCGCCGTGGGCCGCACGCCTGCATCGCTGCGGCACCTGGTTCGAGTGGCTGGGCGATGGCCTGAGTGCCATGTACGTTGATGTGCATGGCCTGGGCCAGGATGGCCAGCCATTGTCGATGACCGCGCAACTGACCGCCGCCAATGATCACGGTCCGGAGATTCCCAGCTGCGCAGCGGTAGCGGTGGTGCTCAAGGTGCTCGAGGGCCAGTCGCTGCTCCCGGGGGCCCGCGCCTGCGCGGGTGAAGTCAGCCTGGAGCAGTACCTGCGGGCCATCGACGATCCGGCCAACCTGCAGATGCAGGTCGAGTTCTCACGCCAGGCGGGCTGA
- a CDS encoding response regulator, translating into MHSTSPMNNGACRRLILVVEDEPTVLEFLCEILVDEGYATQALESADQAWEFLGERASDVALLLTDITMPGRLNGASLSNLCGEHWPGMPIVVMSGFETPESSGVRYPVSFIRKPWTIGQILDCVEGALRSARG; encoded by the coding sequence ATGCATTCAACTTCACCCATGAACAACGGTGCTTGCAGGCGCTTGATCCTGGTGGTGGAGGACGAGCCGACGGTCCTGGAGTTCCTGTGCGAGATCCTGGTAGACGAAGGGTATGCCACCCAAGCCCTGGAAAGTGCCGATCAGGCCTGGGAGTTCCTGGGCGAGCGGGCCTCGGACGTGGCGCTGCTGCTGACCGATATCACCATGCCAGGCCGGCTCAATGGCGCGAGCCTGAGCAACCTGTGCGGCGAGCACTGGCCCGGGATGCCGATCGTGGTGATGTCGGGTTTCGAGACCCCCGAGAGCTCCGGGGTACGTTATCCGGTGTCGTTCATCCGCAAGCCCTGGACCATTGGCCAGATTCTGGATTGCGTCGAGGGTGCGCTGAGGTCGGCCCGGGGTTGA
- a CDS encoding SIR2 family NAD-dependent protein deacylase — protein MEFDPKRLARARHVVVFSGAGVSAQSGIPTFRDALTGLWEHFDPARLATVQAFREDPALVWGWYEWRRQKVLEAQPNAAHLTIAELARRLPRLTLITQNVDDLHERAGSLDVLHLHGSLHAPKCFACHRPFTGPLPLPSLPEQGARLEPPRCTGCNGKIRPGVVWFGEALPERMLKRAVQAARECDLLLSVGTSGLVQPAARIPHLALQQGACVVHINPQPQPCTAPGEYNLVGRAGEVLPHLLDQAFA, from the coding sequence ATGGAGTTCGATCCCAAGCGCCTGGCGCGGGCCAGGCACGTGGTGGTGTTCAGCGGTGCCGGGGTCTCGGCGCAAAGTGGCATCCCGACCTTTCGTGATGCCCTGACCGGCCTCTGGGAACACTTCGATCCCGCGCGCCTGGCCACGGTACAGGCCTTTCGCGAGGACCCGGCCCTGGTCTGGGGCTGGTACGAATGGCGGCGCCAGAAGGTGCTTGAGGCCCAGCCCAATGCCGCCCACCTGACCATCGCCGAACTGGCTCGTCGCCTGCCGCGCCTGACCCTGATCACGCAGAATGTCGATGACCTGCACGAGCGTGCCGGCAGCCTCGATGTGCTGCACCTGCACGGCAGCCTGCACGCTCCCAAGTGCTTCGCCTGCCACCGCCCCTTCACCGGCCCATTGCCCCTGCCGTCGCTGCCCGAGCAAGGCGCCCGCCTGGAGCCGCCGCGCTGCACCGGCTGCAACGGCAAGATCCGGCCCGGGGTGGTGTGGTTTGGGGAAGCGCTGCCGGAGCGAATGCTCAAGCGTGCCGTCCAGGCCGCCCGCGAGTGCGACCTGCTGCTATCGGTGGGCACCTCCGGGCTGGTTCAACCAGCGGCGCGGATTCCCCACCTGGCCCTGCAACAAGGCGCGTGCGTGGTGCATATCAACCCGCAGCCCCAACCCTGCACTGCCCCGGGGGAATACAACCTGGTGGGCAGGGCCGGCGAAGTACTGCCTCACCTGCTGGACCAGGCCTTTGCCTGA
- a CDS encoding DUF4174 domain-containing protein, with product MFIRSLTLATLLVVAGPVLAADNDGPLAQDLGKSRALIVIAPSTVDPTLVSLKKSLEEPANRQAFSERNMVLYTVVNTIGQRDGKDIDPQSTMALIRSLKLGAGAQTKVILVGKDGEKKLEHSGALELKEVFSTIDQLPAAEKQAAAPAPAPEPQAKPANAKAGKQAKPAAAPQALDD from the coding sequence ATGTTCATTCGGTCATTGACCCTCGCTACTCTGCTCGTTGTCGCAGGCCCTGTCCTGGCTGCCGACAACGATGGCCCACTGGCCCAGGACCTGGGCAAGTCACGGGCACTGATCGTGATCGCCCCCAGTACCGTCGATCCGACCCTGGTGAGCCTGAAGAAGTCCCTCGAGGAGCCGGCCAACCGCCAGGCCTTCAGCGAGCGCAACATGGTCCTGTACACGGTGGTCAACACCATCGGCCAGCGCGACGGCAAGGACATCGATCCGCAATCCACCATGGCCCTGATCCGCAGCCTCAAGCTGGGTGCCGGAGCCCAGACCAAGGTGATCCTGGTGGGCAAGGACGGCGAGAAGAAGCTTGAGCATTCCGGAGCCCTCGAGCTCAAGGAAGTCTTCAGCACCATCGATCAGTTACCGGCGGCCGAGAAGCAGGCGGCCGCCCCGGCCCCAGCGCCGGAACCCCAGGCCAAACCGGCCAATGCCAAGGCTGGCAAGCAGGCCAAGCCTGCGGCGGCGCCCCAAGCCCTGGACGACTGA
- a CDS encoding isocitrate lyase/PEP mutase family protein: MSRLSHQDLRRGFRELIASSSCYHTASVFDPMSARIAADLGFEVGILGGSVASLQVLAAPDFALITLSEFTEQATRIGRVAQLPVIADADHGYGNALNVMRTVVELERAGIAALTIEDTLLPAQFGRKSTDLISVAEGVGKIRAALEARIDPELAIIARTNAGILPVQEIISRTQQYERAGADAICMVGIRDFEQLEQISEHLSVPLMLVTYGNPALRDDARLAQLGVKIAVDGHAAYFAAIKATYDCLREQRQIFTQASDLSATELAHTYTQPEEYIVWAREFMSVKE; encoded by the coding sequence ATGTCCAGGCTTTCCCATCAAGATTTGCGCCGCGGTTTCCGTGAACTGATCGCCTCTTCTTCCTGCTATCACACTGCTTCTGTGTTTGACCCGATGTCCGCCCGAATCGCTGCCGACCTGGGTTTTGAAGTGGGCATCCTCGGTGGCTCCGTAGCCTCGCTGCAGGTCCTGGCGGCCCCCGACTTCGCCCTGATCACCCTCAGCGAATTCACCGAGCAGGCCACCCGCATCGGCCGCGTGGCCCAGCTGCCGGTGATCGCCGACGCCGACCACGGCTATGGCAACGCCCTCAACGTGATGCGCACCGTGGTCGAACTGGAACGCGCCGGCATCGCTGCGCTGACCATCGAGGACACCCTGCTGCCGGCGCAATTTGGCCGCAAGTCCACCGATCTGATTTCCGTTGCCGAAGGGGTCGGCAAGATCCGCGCAGCGCTGGAAGCCCGGATCGATCCGGAACTGGCGATCATCGCCCGGACGAACGCCGGGATCCTCCCGGTGCAGGAAATCATCAGCCGTACCCAGCAGTACGAACGCGCCGGCGCCGACGCCATCTGCATGGTCGGCATCCGCGACTTCGAGCAACTGGAACAGATCTCCGAGCACCTGAGCGTGCCGCTGATGCTGGTGACCTACGGCAACCCGGCACTGCGCGACGACGCCCGCCTGGCGCAGCTGGGCGTGAAGATCGCAGTCGACGGGCACGCCGCCTACTTCGCCGCGATCAAGGCCACCTACGACTGCCTGCGCGAGCAGCGGCAGATCTTCACCCAGGCCTCGGACCTGAGCGCCACCGAACTGGCGCACACCTACACCCAGCCCGAGGAGTACATCGTCTGGGCGCGGGAGTTCATGAGCGTCAAGGAGTAA
- a CDS encoding suppressor of fused domain protein has product MSDTQDLPWFEAAWGQREEQVYRKLFGDLGPGIHPLDMSLFRDAAVDPRWLTHGVFESPPNARHDSWLYVTSGLSNAWHDEHPNAEGWSGLGRELLLETREQSPWALYLLRHFCAYQLLLAAGHFGERPLLDEWDRMRLGNPIDGSTSQLQSVLFIAAPGFAGTQQLLSGRFDFLQLVGMTPDEHNWAETEGYPQLLERLARAGASPVIDPQRAGIL; this is encoded by the coding sequence ATGTCGGATACCCAAGACCTCCCGTGGTTCGAAGCCGCCTGGGGACAACGCGAAGAACAGGTCTATCGCAAGCTGTTCGGTGACCTCGGCCCGGGAATCCATCCCCTGGACATGAGCCTGTTCCGCGACGCCGCAGTCGACCCGCGCTGGCTGACCCATGGGGTCTTCGAGTCGCCGCCCAACGCCCGCCACGACAGCTGGCTGTACGTCACTTCGGGGCTGTCCAATGCCTGGCACGACGAACACCCGAATGCCGAGGGCTGGTCCGGCCTGGGCCGCGAGCTGTTGCTGGAAACCCGCGAGCAATCACCCTGGGCGCTGTACCTGTTGCGCCATTTCTGCGCCTATCAGTTGCTGCTGGCCGCCGGCCATTTCGGCGAGCGACCGCTGCTGGATGAATGGGATCGCATGCGCCTGGGCAATCCCATCGACGGCAGCACCAGCCAGCTGCAAAGCGTGCTGTTCATCGCCGCGCCAGGTTTTGCCGGGACGCAGCAACTGCTCTCCGGGCGCTTCGACTTCCTGCAACTGGTGGGCATGACCCCGGATGAACACAACTGGGCCGAGACCGAAGGCTACCCGCAGTTGCTGGAACGCCTGGCGCGGGCCGGCGCCTCGCCGGTGATCGATCCGCAGCGGGCCGGCATCCTGTGA
- a CDS encoding acetylornithine transaminase: protein MTAALMSTYQPLSLSFSKGLGTRLWDQAGREYLDAIAGVAVTGVGHSHPRLVSAISEQAGLLLHTSNLYSIDWQQQLATRLTALAGMDRAFFNNSGAEANETALKLARLHGWYKGIERPLVVVMENAFHGRTLGTLSASDGPAVRLGYGQLPGDFLKVPFGDLAALEQVAASQGSRICAVLMEPIQGESGIQLAPAGYLKAVRELCSRRNWLLMLDEIQSGIGRTGRWFACQHENVVPDVMTLAKGLGNGIPIGACLAQGKAAQLFTPGSHGSTFGGNPLACRVACTVLDIIEEQGLLANAERQGTLLLELLREELSGHPQVLEIRGQGLMIGLELQHPAPDLVQAAARDHGLLINVTRGKTIRLLPPLVIDEAEVRTIVQALSQLLDRP, encoded by the coding sequence ATGACCGCCGCCCTGATGAGCACTTACCAGCCACTGTCCCTGAGCTTCAGCAAAGGCCTGGGTACCCGACTCTGGGACCAGGCCGGCCGCGAATACCTGGACGCCATCGCCGGCGTGGCCGTGACCGGTGTCGGCCATTCCCATCCACGCCTGGTCAGCGCCATCAGCGAACAGGCCGGGCTGCTGCTGCACACCTCCAACCTGTACAGCATCGACTGGCAACAGCAACTGGCCACGCGGCTGACGGCACTGGCCGGCATGGACCGGGCGTTCTTCAACAATTCGGGGGCCGAAGCCAATGAGACCGCCTTGAAACTGGCGCGCTTGCATGGCTGGTACAAGGGCATCGAGCGGCCGCTGGTGGTCGTGATGGAGAACGCCTTTCACGGCCGGACCCTGGGCACCCTGTCGGCCAGTGACGGGCCAGCGGTACGCCTGGGCTACGGGCAATTGCCAGGGGATTTCCTCAAGGTGCCCTTCGGCGACCTGGCGGCCCTGGAGCAGGTCGCAGCCAGCCAGGGCTCACGCATTTGCGCGGTGCTGATGGAGCCGATCCAGGGCGAGAGTGGGATCCAGCTGGCGCCGGCAGGTTATCTCAAGGCTGTGCGCGAACTGTGCTCGCGGCGCAACTGGCTGCTGATGCTCGACGAGATCCAGAGTGGTATCGGCCGTACCGGCCGCTGGTTCGCCTGCCAGCACGAAAACGTGGTACCGGACGTGATGACCCTGGCCAAGGGCCTGGGCAACGGTATCCCCATCGGTGCCTGCCTGGCCCAAGGCAAGGCTGCGCAACTGTTCACCCCGGGCAGCCACGGCAGCACGTTCGGCGGCAACCCTCTGGCCTGCCGTGTGGCCTGCACAGTGCTGGACATCATCGAGGAACAGGGCTTGCTGGCCAACGCCGAACGCCAAGGCACCCTGCTTCTGGAGCTTCTGCGCGAAGAACTGTCGGGGCATCCGCAGGTGCTGGAGATTCGTGGCCAGGGATTGATGATCGGCCTCGAACTGCAGCATCCGGCTCCGGACCTGGTGCAGGCTGCCGCCCGGGATCATGGGCTACTGATCAATGTCACCCGGGGCAAGACCATCCGCCTGCTGCCACCGCTGGTGATCGATGAGGCAGAGGTAAGGACGATCGTCCAGGCGCTGAGCCAGTTGCTGGATCGCCCTTGA
- a CDS encoding GGDEF domain-containing protein yields the protein MPRRMDFSELHWLLAVVQSIDVGIVVLDLECQVQVWNSFMENRSGVASKQAIDCSFFELFPEVERPWFTRKVGRVVALGTPAFTIWKQRPYLVHFKNYQPITGQGEFMYQNTTLLPLRSSNGEIHHVCLVIYDLTDVAINNLGLQKANHQLQQLSRTDHLTQLYNRGHWEQRLQHEYARHDTAFALLMLDIDHFKSINDRYGHQAGDAVIKRLSELIHAHLRDSDVAGRYGGEEFAILLPHTELSGAQSLAERLRQAAENQAVLHNGQVIAFTISLGIACLDRPARDHRCLIEWADQALYASKHAGRNRVSTYTP from the coding sequence ATGCCCAGACGAATGGATTTCAGCGAACTGCACTGGCTGCTGGCAGTGGTCCAGAGCATCGACGTGGGCATCGTGGTGCTGGACCTCGAGTGCCAGGTCCAGGTTTGGAACAGCTTCATGGAAAACCGCTCCGGGGTGGCCTCCAAGCAGGCCATCGATTGCTCGTTCTTCGAGCTGTTCCCCGAGGTCGAGCGGCCCTGGTTCACCCGCAAGGTCGGACGGGTCGTGGCCCTCGGCACGCCCGCCTTCACCATCTGGAAACAGCGGCCCTACCTGGTGCACTTCAAGAATTACCAGCCGATCACCGGCCAGGGCGAGTTCATGTACCAGAACACCACGCTGCTGCCCCTGCGCTCCTCCAATGGCGAGATCCACCACGTATGCCTGGTGATCTACGACCTCACTGACGTGGCGATCAACAACCTGGGCCTGCAGAAGGCCAACCACCAGTTGCAGCAACTGTCGCGCACCGACCACCTCACCCAGCTCTACAACCGCGGCCACTGGGAACAGCGCCTGCAGCATGAATATGCACGCCACGACACGGCCTTCGCCCTGCTGATGCTGGACATCGACCACTTCAAGTCGATCAACGATCGCTACGGCCACCAGGCCGGCGACGCGGTGATCAAGCGCCTCTCGGAACTGATCCACGCCCACCTGCGCGACAGTGACGTGGCCGGGCGTTATGGCGGCGAGGAGTTCGCCATCCTGCTACCGCACACCGAGCTGAGCGGTGCCCAGAGCCTGGCCGAACGCCTGCGCCAGGCGGCGGAGAACCAGGCGGTGCTGCACAACGGCCAGGTCATTGCCTTCACCATCAGCCTGGGCATCGCCTGCCTCGATCGCCCGGCCCGGGATCACCGCTGCCTGATCGAATGGGCCGACCAGGCGCTGTATGCCTCCAAGCATGCAGGGCGCAATCGGGTCAGTACCTACACGCCTTGA
- a CDS encoding PQQ-like beta-propeller repeat protein encodes MSSSNSNLSPQQQWHQAVLMYAERINRYVETGTREGFDGLQEPRMPDSAHLLPAWQAALEASNQGPHDEAARQAFRQDWPPAHFPLLPRLESQGRMIPALALLPDGSLLARIGAPYEAGSVVHIVNDQVETLEHVEFFGMCPRRRYVAWAQAEGVQVTDGWNGPQVASFPWPDGHAGLPQGLDLQDTGHPSPSSLIPFPDGRRVLLVGADGIFVLAADGATRLLRRLEDIQQDLADGVAPDDLTIGLSMEHGAVSPDGQWIAVGEQCGSHLVFDARLQPVAEIGPASEYPHFAYFNQRGDRLLLNACHFYGGASLGVAVADLPGLATDFYSDDPRTPVLQQGARVYAAASRGDEFIIGDAYGYLRAFSDTGEERWQHYIGSTFSAMDISPDGKSLVAATYAGIIVRIELDRGRPAWQIGTGEHHEVQRWLFWKDLAKPLLW; translated from the coding sequence ATGTCCTCGTCGAATTCGAATCTCTCCCCGCAACAGCAATGGCACCAAGCCGTACTGATGTACGCCGAGCGCATCAACCGCTATGTCGAGACCGGCACGCGAGAGGGCTTCGACGGCCTGCAGGAACCTCGCATGCCGGACAGCGCCCACCTGCTGCCGGCCTGGCAGGCAGCTCTGGAAGCAAGCAATCAGGGGCCCCACGATGAAGCCGCGCGCCAGGCCTTTCGCCAGGACTGGCCGCCCGCGCACTTCCCGCTGTTGCCGCGCCTGGAAAGCCAGGGACGGATGATTCCAGCCCTGGCCCTGTTGCCGGACGGCAGTTTGCTGGCACGCATCGGAGCGCCCTACGAGGCCGGCTCCGTGGTGCATATCGTCAACGACCAGGTCGAGACCCTGGAACACGTGGAATTCTTCGGCATGTGCCCGCGGCGGCGCTATGTCGCCTGGGCGCAGGCCGAGGGCGTGCAGGTGACCGACGGCTGGAATGGCCCGCAGGTGGCGAGCTTTCCCTGGCCCGATGGCCATGCCGGCCTGCCCCAGGGCCTGGACCTGCAAGACACCGGGCATCCCAGCCCCAGCAGCCTGATTCCATTCCCGGACGGGCGCAGAGTGCTGCTGGTGGGCGCCGACGGCATCTTCGTCCTGGCGGCCGATGGCGCCACCCGCCTGCTGCGCCGGCTGGAGGACATCCAGCAGGACCTGGCCGATGGCGTGGCCCCCGATGACCTGACCATCGGCCTGTCCATGGAGCATGGCGCAGTGTCGCCGGACGGCCAGTGGATCGCCGTGGGCGAACAATGCGGTTCCCACCTGGTGTTCGATGCCCGCCTGCAACCTGTGGCCGAGATCGGCCCTGCCAGCGAGTACCCGCACTTCGCGTACTTCAACCAGCGCGGCGACCGCCTGCTGCTCAACGCTTGCCACTTCTATGGCGGCGCGAGCCTGGGGGTGGCAGTGGCGGACCTGCCGGGCCTGGCCACCGACTTCTACAGCGACGACCCGCGCACCCCGGTGTTGCAGCAAGGCGCTCGGGTATACGCGGCGGCGTCACGGGGCGACGAGTTCATCATCGGCGATGCCTACGGTTACCTGCGGGCCTTCAGCGACACTGGCGAGGAACGCTGGCAGCACTATATCGGCTCGACGTTCAGTGCCATGGACATCAGCCCCGATGGCAAGTCCCTGGTGGCCGCCACCTATGCCGGGATCATCGTGCGCATCGAACTGGACCGTGGCCGCCCGGCCTGGCAGATCGGCACGGGCGAGCACCATGAAGTGCAGCGCTGGCTGTTCTGGAAAGACCTGGCCAAGCCGCTGCTGTGGTGA
- a CDS encoding LysR family transcriptional regulator, producing MDLFQAMSVYVKVVEAGNMTAAARECGLSTTMVGNHLRALEQRLGVRLLNRTTRRQRLTEFGIEYYQRCLAVLGLVADSEHLAEQAQGTPSGTLRITAPVTFGTERLAPALSEFRQRCPQVKVELSLANQRFDLADGTFDVAIRLGNLDNSALIARPLQDYTLTICAAPQYLERHGTPQVPEDLAQHNCLAFAFPAGDEWSSTASQWPLSGPQGDVLIPVSGSLLANTSSGLHRAARGGLGIVMMPDALVEEDLQQGRLVALLQDYQLPLRAMHLLYAQDRYRLPKLRSFVDFVLEKWGRI from the coding sequence ATGGATCTGTTCCAGGCGATGTCGGTGTACGTCAAGGTGGTGGAGGCCGGAAACATGACCGCCGCCGCCCGGGAATGTGGCTTGTCCACCACCATGGTGGGCAATCACCTGCGGGCCCTGGAGCAGCGTCTGGGCGTGCGCCTGCTCAACCGGACCACCCGCCGCCAGCGCTTGACCGAATTCGGTATCGAGTATTACCAGCGTTGCCTGGCGGTGCTGGGGCTGGTGGCCGATTCCGAACACCTGGCGGAGCAGGCCCAGGGCACGCCCTCCGGCACCTTGCGCATCACCGCGCCCGTGACGTTCGGCACCGAGCGCCTGGCGCCGGCCTTGAGCGAGTTCCGCCAGCGCTGTCCCCAGGTCAAGGTCGAGCTGAGTCTGGCCAACCAGCGCTTCGACCTTGCCGACGGCACCTTCGATGTGGCCATTCGCCTGGGCAATCTGGATAACAGTGCGCTGATCGCTCGTCCCCTGCAGGACTACACCCTGACCATCTGTGCGGCACCGCAGTACCTGGAACGCCACGGCACGCCCCAGGTTCCCGAAGACCTGGCGCAGCACAACTGCCTGGCGTTCGCCTTTCCGGCAGGTGACGAATGGAGTTCCACCGCCAGCCAGTGGCCCCTGAGCGGGCCCCAGGGCGATGTGCTGATTCCGGTGTCCGGTTCGTTGCTGGCCAACACCTCGTCCGGCCTGCATCGCGCAGCGCGCGGCGGCCTGGGAATCGTGATGATGCCCGATGCCCTGGTCGAAGAAGACCTGCAGCAGGGGCGGCTGGTGGCCCTGTTGCAGGACTATCAACTGCCCCTGCGGGCGATGCATCTGCTTTATGCCCAGGACCGCTATCGACTGCCCAAGCTGCGCAGCTTCGTCGACTTCGTCCTGGAGAAGTGGGGACGGATCTAG
- a CDS encoding response regulator: protein MIPLLVCDDSSMARKQVLQTLPGEWRVSVTQACNGREGLEALRRGLGKVALLDLTMPVMDGYQVLSAVQEEGIDAQIIVISGDVQEEAVRRTRELGARAFLKKPFDPQQLRSLLNELQLLDNGRCKPVPNPSPPPVVTFRDAFRETVNVSMGYAAALIARVLDVFVHLPIPHVNVLEAGELQMLLADANRTRQLTAICQSYIGSGIAGEALLMFHDSSVADIAQLMEQGTDPYQEMEVLIDLSSVLIGACLSSIADQLDVFFSVGHPQVLGEHTAIDELIVLNQQRWKNTQAVEISYSLDEQNIHFDLLLLFTEGSLALLEQKLAYLMS from the coding sequence ATGATTCCCCTTCTCGTCTGCGATGACTCGAGCATGGCCAGAAAGCAGGTATTGCAGACCTTGCCCGGAGAGTGGCGAGTGTCCGTGACCCAGGCCTGCAACGGCCGCGAAGGGCTGGAGGCGCTGCGCAGGGGCTTGGGCAAGGTGGCGCTGCTGGATTTGACCATGCCGGTGATGGACGGCTACCAGGTGTTGAGCGCCGTGCAGGAAGAAGGCATCGACGCGCAGATCATCGTCATCTCCGGTGACGTACAGGAAGAAGCCGTGCGCCGGACCCGTGAACTCGGGGCCCGGGCGTTCCTCAAGAAGCCTTTCGATCCCCAGCAACTGCGCAGCTTGCTCAACGAGTTGCAGTTGCTGGACAACGGACGCTGCAAGCCGGTGCCCAATCCCTCGCCCCCGCCGGTGGTGACCTTTCGCGATGCCTTTCGCGAGACTGTCAACGTCTCCATGGGCTACGCCGCGGCTCTGATCGCCAGGGTCCTGGACGTGTTCGTGCACCTGCCGATTCCCCACGTCAATGTGCTGGAGGCCGGCGAACTGCAAATGCTCCTGGCGGACGCCAACCGTACCCGGCAACTGACCGCCATCTGCCAGAGCTACATCGGCAGTGGCATCGCCGGCGAGGCGCTGTTGATGTTCCATGACTCCTCGGTGGCCGACATCGCCCAACTGATGGAACAAGGCACCGACCCCTACCAGGAAATGGAGGTACTGATCGACTTGTCCAGCGTACTGATCGGTGCCTGCCTGAGCAGCATCGCCGACCAGCTGGATGTGTTCTTTTCCGTGGGCCATCCCCAGGTGCTGGGGGAACACACCGCTATCGACGAGCTGATCGTGCTCAACCAGCAGCGCTGGAAGAACACCCAGGCGGTAGAGATCAGCTACAGCCTGGATGAACAGAACATCCACTTCGACCTGTTGCTGCTGTTCACCGAGGGCTCGCTGGCCCTGCTGGAACAGAAGCTCGCCTACCTGATGAGTTGA
- a CDS encoding NUDIX hydrolase → MSSTPDNQCLLETPYFRVVREQGYFIIKEAQAVNGVVAVPTLADGRLMLVDLRRRAIGGQSIEFPRGAIDAGESPCDAATRELLEETGWQASQVRQLGLLHSNTSLIASAVAVCQVEIAEQQAIATDGEVDKLLWVSRQELLAMIAAGRITDGHTLSAAMMLLAREAS, encoded by the coding sequence ATGAGTTCGACCCCCGATAATCAATGCCTGCTGGAAACCCCCTATTTCAGGGTGGTCCGTGAACAGGGCTACTTCATCATCAAGGAAGCCCAGGCGGTGAACGGCGTGGTCGCCGTGCCGACCCTGGCCGATGGTCGGCTGATGCTGGTGGACCTCAGGCGCCGGGCCATCGGCGGCCAGTCCATCGAGTTTCCACGGGGGGCCATCGATGCCGGCGAAAGCCCCTGTGACGCCGCCACCCGCGAACTGCTGGAGGAAACCGGCTGGCAGGCCTCGCAGGTGCGCCAACTGGGATTGCTGCACAGCAATACCTCGCTGATCGCCAGTGCCGTTGCGGTGTGCCAGGTGGAAATCGCCGAGCAACAGGCCATCGCCACCGATGGCGAGGTCGACAAGCTGCTGTGGGTCAGCCGCCAGGAACTGCTGGCGATGATCGCCGCCGGACGCATCACCGATGGCCATACCCTGTCGGCAGCGATGATGCTGCTGGCTCGGGAAGCGTCCTAG